One bacterium DNA segment encodes these proteins:
- the aceE gene encoding pyruvate dehydrogenase (acetyl-transferring), homodimeric type, whose translation MADTPKNDRLDPREVEDWFHSLDAALQTHGPGPVRRLLDELLIHAASKGAALTPRLNTPYVNTIPVEAQPAYPGDGAIEWRIRSLVRWNAMAMVVRANKKYPGIGGHISTFASAATLYEVAFNHFLRGKDNGDFGDQVFIQGHAAPGIYARSFLEGRIGVAELENFRRELEKGGGLSSYPHPWLMPSYWEFPTVSMGLSPLAAIYQARFNRYLQARGIKDTSGSRVWAFLGDGETDEPESLGSLSIAAREGLDNLTFVVNCNLQRLDGPVRGNGKIIQELEAVFRGAGWNVIKVIWGSDWDPLLAKDHHGLLVKRMGEVVDGQYQKYSVEPGAYTRKDFFGVSPELLQLAEPLSDEHIRKMRRGGHDPDKVYAAYHAATRHRGGPTVILAKTIKGYGLGEAGEGRNITHQQKKMNEAELKAFRDRFEIPIPDEKLGDVPFYRPDPKSPEMQYLLERRAKLGGSLPKRRVLAKTLEVPGLEDLQEFLAGTGDRAVSTTMAFGRLLNLLLRDKKIGRRVVPIIPDEARTFGLDPLFRQVGIYSAIGQLYEPVDKSMLLYYHESKEGQVLEEGITEAGSMASFTAAGTAYASHGEPMIPFYLFYSMFGFQRTGDQMWAFGDQRGRGFLCGATAGRTTLAGEGLQHQDGHSHLLASTVPNIRAYHPAFAYEIAVIVQEGLRRMHVELEDCYYYLTLQNENYPMPEMPAGAENGILHGLYRFEASRQKPDWPKVQLFGSCAILREVLRAKELLEKQFQVAADVWSATSYQLLRREALSCERWNRLHPESPPRRSYLEKTLAEVEGPFIAASDSLRAVPDQIARWIPGAWLSLGTDGYGRSDGREALRRFFEVDAEHIAVAALVELAKAGKVMKSVAAQAIRDFGLNGEKPDPWTV comes from the coding sequence ATGGCCGATACGCCGAAAAACGACCGGCTCGATCCCCGAGAAGTCGAGGACTGGTTCCACTCGCTCGACGCGGCGCTTCAAACTCATGGGCCGGGGCCGGTCCGCCGGCTTTTGGATGAGCTGCTGATTCACGCCGCGTCCAAGGGCGCCGCCCTGACGCCCCGGCTGAACACGCCCTATGTCAACACGATTCCGGTCGAAGCCCAGCCGGCCTATCCCGGCGACGGCGCGATCGAGTGGCGGATCCGCAGCCTGGTCCGCTGGAACGCGATGGCGATGGTGGTCCGGGCCAACAAGAAATACCCGGGCATCGGCGGCCACATCTCGACTTTCGCCTCGGCCGCCACGCTCTACGAGGTGGCTTTCAATCATTTCCTGCGCGGCAAGGACAACGGCGATTTTGGCGACCAAGTTTTCATCCAGGGCCACGCCGCGCCCGGCATCTACGCCCGCTCCTTCCTCGAAGGCCGGATCGGCGTGGCCGAGCTGGAGAATTTCCGGCGGGAGCTGGAGAAAGGCGGCGGCCTTTCCTCCTACCCCCATCCCTGGCTGATGCCCTCCTATTGGGAATTTCCCACCGTCTCGATGGGCCTTTCGCCGCTGGCCGCGATCTATCAAGCCCGCTTCAACCGCTATCTCCAGGCCCGGGGCATCAAGGACACCTCGGGCTCGCGGGTCTGGGCCTTCCTCGGCGACGGCGAAACCGACGAGCCCGAATCGCTGGGCTCGCTCTCCATCGCCGCCCGCGAGGGCTTGGACAACCTGACCTTCGTCGTGAACTGCAACCTCCAAAGGCTCGACGGACCGGTCCGCGGGAATGGCAAGATCATCCAAGAGCTGGAGGCGGTGTTCCGTGGCGCCGGCTGGAACGTGATCAAGGTCATCTGGGGCTCGGACTGGGATCCGCTGCTGGCCAAGGATCACCACGGCCTGCTGGTCAAACGGATGGGCGAGGTCGTCGACGGCCAATACCAAAAATATTCGGTCGAGCCCGGCGCCTATACCCGCAAGGATTTCTTCGGCGTGTCGCCGGAGCTGCTCCAGCTGGCCGAGCCGCTCAGCGACGAGCATATCCGAAAGATGCGGCGCGGCGGCCACGATCCCGACAAGGTCTATGCGGCCTATCACGCCGCCACCCGCCATCGCGGCGGACCGACCGTCATCTTGGCCAAGACCATCAAGGGCTACGGCTTGGGCGAAGCCGGCGAGGGCCGCAACATCACTCACCAGCAGAAGAAGATGAACGAGGCTGAGCTCAAGGCCTTCCGCGACCGCTTCGAGATCCCGATTCCCGACGAGAAGCTCGGCGACGTGCCCTTCTACCGGCCCGATCCAAAGTCGCCGGAGATGCAATACTTGCTCGAGCGGCGGGCCAAGCTCGGCGGATCGCTGCCCAAGCGGCGGGTCCTCGCCAAAACCTTGGAGGTGCCGGGCTTGGAGGATCTCCAAGAATTCCTGGCCGGCACCGGCGACCGGGCGGTGTCGACGACCATGGCCTTCGGCCGGCTGCTCAACCTGCTGCTCCGCGACAAAAAAATCGGGCGGCGGGTCGTGCCGATCATCCCCGACGAGGCCCGGACCTTCGGCCTGGATCCGCTTTTTCGCCAAGTCGGCATCTATTCGGCCATCGGCCAGCTCTACGAGCCGGTCGACAAGAGCATGCTGCTTTATTACCACGAGTCGAAGGAGGGCCAGGTCTTGGAGGAAGGCATCACCGAGGCCGGCTCGATGGCCTCCTTCACCGCCGCCGGCACCGCCTACGCCAGCCACGGCGAGCCGATGATTCCCTTCTATCTTTTCTATTCGATGTTCGGCTTCCAACGAACCGGCGACCAGATGTGGGCCTTCGGCGACCAGCGCGGCCGCGGCTTTCTTTGCGGCGCCACCGCCGGCCGGACCACCTTGGCCGGCGAGGGCCTCCAGCACCAGGATGGCCACAGTCATCTGCTGGCCAGCACCGTGCCCAACATCCGGGCCTACCATCCGGCCTTCGCCTACGAAATCGCGGTCATCGTCCAGGAAGGACTGCGCCGGATGCACGTCGAGCTCGAAGACTGTTATTACTACCTGACCTTGCAGAATGAGAATTACCCGATGCCGGAAATGCCGGCCGGCGCCGAGAACGGAATTTTGCATGGCCTCTACCGCTTCGAGGCCTCGCGCCAAAAGCCGGATTGGCCCAAGGTTCAGCTTTTCGGCAGCTGCGCCATCCTCCGCGAGGTCCTGCGGGCCAAGGAGCTGCTCGAAAAGCAGTTCCAGGTCGCGGCCGACGTTTGGAGCGCCACCAGCTACCAGCTCCTCCGCCGCGAGGCCCTCTCCTGCGAGCGCTGGAACCGCCTCCATCCGGAGTCGCCGCCGCGCCGCTCCTATCTCGAAAAGACGCTGGCTGAAGTCGAAGGGCCTTTCATCGCCGCCTCGGATTCGCTGCGGGCGGTGCCCGATCAAATCGCCCGCTGGATCCCGGGCGCTTGGCTGAGCCTCGGCACCGACGGCTACGGCCGCAGCGACGGCCGGGAGGCTCTCCGGCGATTTTTCGAAGTCGACGCCGAGCACATCGCGGTCGCGGCCTTGGTCGAGCTGGCCAAGGCCGGCAAAGTCATGAAGTCGGTGGCGGCTCAGGCGATTCGGGATTTCGGCTTGAACGGCGAGAAGCCGGATCCGTGGACGGTGTGA
- a CDS encoding DoxX family protein produces MRTRLEPLALTLLRIGTGIIMAAHGWQKVQNLQATVEGFASMGIPKAGVYLAIAGELGGGLGLIFGLLTPLAAFGVFCVMAVAIFQVHLKSGLFAKDGGFEYPMTLGLVALYFICRGAGPYSLDALFCRKKETV; encoded by the coding sequence ATGCGCACTCGTCTCGAACCCCTGGCTCTCACCTTACTTCGAATCGGCACCGGCATCATCATGGCGGCTCACGGCTGGCAAAAGGTCCAGAACCTGCAAGCCACCGTCGAAGGTTTCGCCAGCATGGGCATCCCCAAGGCCGGCGTTTACCTGGCGATCGCCGGCGAGCTTGGCGGCGGTTTGGGCCTGATCTTCGGCCTGCTTACTCCGCTGGCCGCTTTCGGCGTCTTCTGCGTCATGGCGGTCGCAATTTTCCAAGTTCACCTGAAAAGCGGGCTTTTCGCCAAGGACGGCGGCTTCGAATATCCGATGACGCTGGGCCTGGTCGCGCTCTACTTCATTTGCCGCGGCGCCGGGCCCTACAGCCTCGACGCGCTGTTCTGCCGGAAGAAAGAAACCGTGTAG